From Palaemon carinicauda isolate YSFRI2023 chromosome 41, ASM3689809v2, whole genome shotgun sequence:
gattggcgaacagaacacggggagttggccATTCAGACGTGTAGCgaataagtctatcactggggagccccacaatAGGATGACTGCttgagctacctccgggtgtagggtccactccgaacctatcacttgactcgccctgctgaggccgtcggccatcacgttcctctttcctggaatgaaccttgccgtcagttctatcccttcttTTGTAGCccactctaacagttccgtggctagggcgcagagGGACCTTTGACAtcatgcctccctgtttctttacatacgccactactgtggcgttgtcgcacattaacgccacagtgttccctcgcaggaagtgtatgaactgtcgacacgccttcagaaccgctatcatctccaggatgtttatatggagagacgcctcctcgctggaccactgcccttttgtcgattttcctagcaggtgtgctccccaaccctccttcgatgtgtccgtgaacagcagcatctccggggggtcggaggcgaagggcattcccttctctgtgttcgacctgatgttccaccaaagaagggtctctcatcttcgggaggactgggactattttgtggggctccttgacttgggtccacgactccttcagattccactgtaccgggcggagcctgagtctcccttgcggtactaatttttcctgcgaaaccagatgacccagtaacttctgccagtccttggccctcctgggttgtcccgtcaggaagggttgaaggatacgttctAGGTTGGCTAACCTCTCCTCTGAGGGGAAGacccttactaactgggtgtccaggaccatcgccaagtaagtcatcctggtgctggggactagttgggacttccctagattgaccgtgatccctaacaccttgcagaggtcgagcaacataacgccttgctccttcagttgttcccttgagacagaaagaagcaaccagtcgtccaggtacctgagtagacgtatgcctttctcgtgtgcccatGCCGAGATCGCGGCGAACactcgtgaacacttgcggggccgtcgagaggccgaagcacagggttttgaactgcaggatactggactcccacttgattctgaggagctttctgctggaggggtgcacggggatttgaaaataggcatccttgaggtcgagagacatgaggaaatccccctccctcaaagCTGCGATCACGGTCttgggggtatccatcttgaagtccgtctttgagacgaacttgttgagggctgagaaatctatgactggcctccaccctcctgtcgatttctccacaaggaagagcttgctgaagaaacccgggcctgggttctccactgtctccaaagctcccttgtcGATCATTGATGCTACTTACTCTTGTAGcgccgacctcttcaaggggtcctttggaaccagccactcggccctctcggctgggatgagagggggaggttcttctaggaaagggagtctgtagccctccttcaggaccgtcaccgtccagggatccgcaccgagatcctgCCGtacttgccaaaaatgtctgacgcatccccctactagggcctctcttcctaccttctggaggagcggccagatctacctctcctagtGTTACCGTAGGAGGGTCTGTAAGCTGACTGAGGGCCTGCGGTGGCCCTACGGGTGGGCTGCTGCAAGGCTTAAAGCCAAGGGGCTGAAGGTGGTTCTCTTCGGGGCAGCAAGGGTGTGGCCTATGAGGGGTGAGGGACGTCCGTTGGGGCTCTCCTAAACGTGGCCTTCCTCATAGGGGGGGTGCCTAGGATCCGtttctctcactttcctcaccttctccatagTATTTTCCACCAAATTGATGTggaaaatgtcattcccccacacggaggaatttcCTCAGTCTCCTTGCTTCTCTGTCCGGCAACTTCCGAACCAGTTTGCTCAGAACCGTATCCCTTTTCCTCAGGACCCAGTTCGAAGCCACCGACAGAGACTGGGATGATAAAAACCTAAAGGCCTTGCCCCCAAAGATAACAAGATCCCTCAGCATGGTCTGATTTTGTGGGAGGGAGAGGTCGTGGGATGCTtgaaaccccaccaaagcgcacgaccaccaatctaaccaggaggacacgtaaacCAGGTCCTGaaccatgtcctccatcatagatgctTCTGACGGGAAAAAGCACACTGGGGCAGTggaggccctgtcttccgaggctccctggttcagcGCGGTCACCGCTGCTTCTACCGCACGGGGACCACCGCGATGCCCTTTGGGAATGTGAAAGCACTTCTGGGATTTCAGGCCCggaagaagcttggaggaactctggcttctgggggcctctgctAGCCCTGCTAAGTATTCATCAATctgctccatccccaacttcacgtcttgagcgagagggagagacttttatggcttttgttgtaccggactgtcgatcatcctggacagtccggatagtacggcctttgcagctgagggcttgggtTCATCCAACCGGTGATGCCTCCGAATTAGGGCTAGAAccttatggtaggaggagatgtcgtcagtCGAGCATTCCCCTCCTTcaaccaggtcttccgtcaccagttcctccgtatgGAGGTACGCCGTGACGGTGGGAAAAGCAACGCCCcgacgagcctgccagtggtatgggctgccccgtggagacgaaggcatccgtcatgggagtaccaacgccctccgagcctgccagtggtatgggctgccccgtggagACGAAGGCACCCGTCATGGGAGCACGTTGTTCCACGGGGGGCTCCgcggatgggggatccatgcggaccgacgggcgcccttggtgcttaaggaaggcctgCCTCCAAGGTGCCCATGgccttccttcatactccttatatccttcctaagggaagaaggggcggAGGCTACCGTCGGGTTGAACACTACACGGGGGGTCCCGGTTCGAGCCCTCTTGCCGGGCGGCTGGTCCGAAGGAGGAGATAAGAGGGCGACACAaagaaggcgaggctctagggagccacccggaagcggccgtgGCTGTGGAAAACCTAACttgacttactcctcttcgctttcTTTTTAGAGGACTTAAACCTTTTCTTACCATGCCTCGAGCGGGAACGAGACTTCTCTTCttgcgggatttctccctcttcctaAGGTTCCTGTCCGAGGACGGAGCTCTCTGACCGGCCGACACGTCCAAGACTGCGGGGGGGAAATTCACGTCGTTTCTCAGGTGTGGGcggttgcagaaacacgggggtagcgtagccgagggagccggaggggaccgcgcgagccctttacagagccattgctccacatcctcttctcctctaacgggagacctgaagggagtcctaggggcCACCCACGTGGTGGGGTCCGAAGACGACGAACAACCTTTTTCCGTGTCTCCCCCGGCTGTTGACGCACCtgaaacacgccacgaggcaggggaagaatcggcactcggcctaccccacgttggatcttccgaggcgacgggacctgcgggcaccaggccctcgcctcctacccacacttccgcactacactcaggccccacacatgcctgccccacactggacacttcccccacaggaatatcagactcttagggaagggcaatgggcctcttccgcgcaacggacttacctcgtcccctactctgggtaggggaagaaggacgggcgctacggtctgccgagGCATCTGGCGAACCCACAGGCGAGGATATGCTGGAGtccttaggcgacttcttagctgcctccttcttcttcgtcccgaagagcacccactggatctcagtccaattagcacactccgggcacgtagaggtaggggaacacgctttacccctacacgtggagcacaaggagtggggatcaacctcaggcttggaaaggaaagcccGGCAAGACTTCCAAGCCACAGGGcaagggcaacgacgaggatgctccataatgcaaagctaacacaccaagagacacaaggatgtaaagggaaagtgtaatggaaacacgtgggtaacacgcggttagcacaaaggatcgggggacacaaagggtcgcacaaggtaagagagagcgagCGAGATGTTTATCGCGTCAcaaccagaaacttactggcgattcgacctgagctagcacgctgcccgaccccgggtcgcctcagggcacgtaccacactgccagaggttgaccccgtagaaaacgggaagaggggggtaaactatacaaaaagctggtcggttaggtagagttaaccagtaactcctaagaaggtagttctaggtaagtaaccgtgttggaacaaatctagATTTAAGTGTTAGTTTGATCCCTCTCATCAAATATCACACAATCCGCTTATGACCAATCTGGCTGAAGTGACTGAATAATTTGATAATATTTGTCTAGGTTATGATTTACTGTAGGTTGTTTTTACGAGGGaaagttaatttatttttcttctgaCAGGAATCTGAAGACGATGACGACGAAGATGCTGACGAGTCTGGATCCGATTAGAAAAAAAcctgaaaacttatttttttttccatccataCCAAGTTACAGTCCTGTGGTAGAtatcatttatttttaaaattgtgaaCAAATTTAATTTATCCATAGCTTTTAAGGCATTTCTATGTATCAGATACTAGATTACATTGTAATGAGTTAATAAAAAAGTTTAAATAAGTTTTAGTTATCTATCTTGGATTCCCATTACATAAAATTTAGCATAACCATTGTTTGTGAACCTTGAAGAAACTAAGGGAAATGATACTCTCATAATTACCAAATAGTTTATTAAAAAATTTACACAATCCATTTCGGCAGCCCACATCATCAAACAGAGAATACTAGGTAAGTTACTGAAATAGGAATGTTTAACAATAACCTACAAAAAAATTCACTAGCACAAGAGGTCTCAAATATTAATTTGGACGTTCTAAGCTGGTAACATTTTTTTAGAAACCCTATGAATACCTTTTAAGTTgcatgaagaggaaatataaacgcTCCCCTACAATCATGGCTAAAATAAATTCGCGAATCCCTTTAACAGCTGGTTAGCTGTAATTAGCTATAAAGGatcaaaaaataaaacattcaataagattaaaataaactcACAAATCCCTTTTCTAGCTATTAAGCTATACAGgatcaaaaaataaaattttccattatGTATTCAACATGAATGTTTTACAACCACAGGGTAACATAAATTTGGGTATGCCATGTACTGTACATAGAACTTTTCGTCAATTACGGCACAAGAGAACTTCCTTAGTAAGTTGAGCGGAACTGCAGCCAAAGAATTAACTGTAGCTGTCAATATCCAGTAAAAGGTAATATTCTATTCTTGTAACAACTCTCCATTTAATTTTACTTACAATGTTGAAGAAATTTCAAGACCTAGCTGATGATGAacagattaaaatatttttaactAAATTCAAGAACAGCTTTGTGCTACCTTCTAATTTTACATGGCAACTCTAGGTTTTTCCAGCCAAAAAGGGTCAAAATTATTTACCGTAACTTAGATATTTGATACAAATATCCAAGTTAAAACATCATAATACATCTAGTGTACCCGTGCCATCAAAAATGACagcaaaatatttacatagatatgcagtTTAAAATTAAGGAAACACATATTAATACCTTACTCTAAGATGAATATCAAACAGATAGAATAAGAGGGTGTAATTTGAATTTCTAGTTATATaaatacatctcccctatataatagggcAAGTTTCTggctaataataaatatatttttctttcctgtcacactgagtgGCATTACCAGACACTTAAATACTTAGTCCGTCAGGTAGGGAGGTGTACCACTGAGAGGCACACACTGAAACCACAACAGACGTAGTTGGGGTAGtcgatgggaagggttgaatctgtgtctacACAAGCGTGTGCACAtcatttatccgtcatttttgacagggcgCGTACACTAGTTAGATATTAAAACACAGGAATTCATAATTTTCATGAATAACATCCACTAAGTCTTTATCTAACCTAAGGAGCCAATACCGCTACAGTTGTATGTCGTAGATGTTTTGCAAAAGTTCATGGATCAACTTCGGCATTACAATTGTCAGAGCAGTTTATGAAACTAATTAACTAACATGTTTTCTCTGCAATTGATCAGGTACAGTGGGCATAACTGTTAATTCCTTTGTAGGactttaaaactaattttctgtgaACACTGAAATAAGTTTCTGACCGAAAAAGTTTTGTTCAATCTAGTAGTTCTTTAAGCACGACACTTCTTGTAAAATCAGTGTTGTCCATCACTACACCTTATGATTCATTGTTGCTCACCAAAATCTTGAGATTATTTCTATCCCTTGACCTACTTGGGTGCTGCCCAGGACTGAAGACGGGTTGGCAAATACAATCCTACTTATTGAATTTAAGCGACTGTATCTTATCTGATATAGTACTGTATTAATGTTTGCAACAACTTCCCAGATATTCAAGTGAACGGAATCGTAGCTTTTGTACACATATTTCAATATGTACTTCACTAAAGAACAAATTCCCACATGAGTGACAACCAATTTACAACAGATATTTATTGTAAGGTACTACAAAACTATTGTCGTATGCATGAATACCATTTTGCAATATTGCACCATGACGTCGCCTATACCTGGACTGCAACTAATATTCACAATAGTTTCTTTAAGTAGTTGTTTATTAAACATTTTTATCCAAACATAGAGCATTGGGATTAAACTCTCCAACAAGGTCCACGGATCATGCATGTTATGACTTTCAAAAAGCAAAGGCGCGGTCTCAGAATCAGTTATTTCTTCACACACCACTTTGTTTATCAATGCAGGCTCAGAAAGTTTGAAATCGGGATGCAAAATCACGGAGAGCATAAAAGGCAGTCTTCGTTTCAGAAATTCAACAGAGTAACAGTAACTGGAAACTCTCTACAATATGTTTCTTTGTAATATCATTGAAAGTTTTTTCAATTTTAGATTGAACATGCTAGCCCTAGCCAATAATcaggcactctagcagtaccaactaaactTGGCAGAGTCCCTCGGGCAAAATGGAATGGCAAGAAGAAAACCCCAcgtttcttttttatgttggctacttcCCAAAATTGGAAATAGTGCCATGATAGATCAGATGTATTTTGTCTAGGATTTAAATTATAGTATCTGTAATTTCAAATCAGTTACCATTGCAGGTCATTGTAAGAAAAATGTCAGGGAGACCATGTTTAGCCAATGGCCATTGCATCTATGTACCATTTCTGCATATTTCTAGATCCTTGAAAAAATGAAGGCAAAATAACTGATGTCCCATCTGTACTGCATTATTTCCAACATTATTTAAATGATCTGTTAACCCATGGTATAATTCAGCTCTCTAGCTTTTGCTACAAAGATTTCATGAAATATAGATTGTTGGCTTCAACTTGCAGGTAAGAGGCAACACCCCAAATGCTGGAAAAGTTTACCACTATGAATAATTGGATTGAGATCATTATTTAATAGCGGAGAAAACCTTTGTGTAGAAACGTGGGAACATTTCGTCATCACTCATgtctattttcattattaccaaCCATTTGTAGAAGGCATCCTGGTTCTCCGAATAGAACATATGATATAGGGTCAAGGCTAGAACTCAAGACAGAGATTGATGAATTAAGCCTCAACATTTATGGGTAGACCTTAGTCTCTGTGAAATGGAGGTTCTCAATTTCTGAACACTATACCACACTCATTTATAGATGGCAAGTTGTATCCTCAATTTGCATTGCGATCTATCAAATGTCAGATTTACAACAGGAGTCTGCCGCTCTTCATTACGAGCGCATCTTTTTCTTCTAATTCCACTTCCTGCAAAGTTTTGTAAGATGTAGTGAAGACATTGTTGTCCCTAATGATTCTGTCCAAGTACTCCAGCACTTAATGTAAGCACGTTTCCTCGGCCTCGGTACTATCTACAAAATATAATTGAGCAAACTGCCTCCACTGGGATGCATGTGTAAagttctatggtatatttgtccaTGCAATCTGAAGTCATAGGTCCCATGTCTATTGTGATCAACATTTCCAACATCCATGGAAGCAAATTTCAGTGCAGAATTATAAGTTTTGTTCAAAATTTCTGTAATGTGGGAGCCAAGGGTTAGACACTGTTGATCTTAAAAACTGAGAGATTTCTCTTGTAAGAGGAGTTAACAATTTGTCTTTATGGCAGGAGTTATCAAATTTCCTATTTGACAGTCGACAGTCTCTCAGAAACAAAGTGCTTTGCTAAACAAAACTGACATTTTGTCCCCACAGTTATGCCTTTGCGCATGTTCTATATACGTTAGATTATTCACTGTTGAACATTTTATTCATATGCGACACTCTCAATTTGTCTGCAGTGTATTGCCTTCTGTTGTTTCATTATTGGTTTCATGATGCTCCTCCTCATGGATCAACTATTCTCCAAGCAGCAGATTGTTCTTTTTCATTTCAGTGTCTTTATGATGCCATTTCTTGTAGCTCTGCTCTTCTCGCTGCTGCTGCTTCAAGTTTCATTCTGTAGTCTCTCGGATGTGCTTTCTAGCAGATCAGCTATTCTCCAAGCAGCAAGTTGTTCTGTTTCATTTCGAAGTCTTTGTGATGCCCTTGCTCGTAGATCTGCTCTTCTCGCTGCCGCTTCTTCCTCAGTTTCATTTTGTATCCTCCTTGATGCTCTTTCTCGCATGTCAGCTCTTCTCTTAGCGGCAGCTTCTTCAGTTTCATTTCGAAGTCTTTGTGATGCCCTTGCTCGTAGATCTGCTCTCCTCGCTGTTGCTTGTTCCTCAGTTTCATTTTGTATAATCTGGATTCTCCTCTGTCGCATTCTTTCTCTTCGAAGAGTGGCTTGTTCCTCAGTTTCATTTAAGAGTCTCAGAGCAGTTCTTATTCTTGATTGAAATCTCCTAGCTTCCTGTATGTCAAGAGGTTGATTTCGGTACCACTGTCTGTCATACTCTCTCCTAGCTTCAATCTGTTCCTGACTCAAGCTAGCTCTTCTTCTACGTTGACGTTCTCTTGCTAACCGTCTTTTTTTTTCTGCAGCAGTCTCCATTTCCCCGCTTGTAGATATtctgaaataaaatatatgttcCTTCCACTCTATCTCCAAGGCGAGGAAACAAAAGTATGAAGGAGGAGAAGTGAAGCAGTTGTACTTGGAAACTACAATCTCCGACCCACCTAGGTTGTGATCAGTTATGGACGACAAGCAACTCCAACTATCATGGAGTGACACACACTTGAACACCTTATGAATTATTCCAGATTTTacttaaggtgttttttttttatttttctgctcATGATACACAGCAGTTATGGTATCATTATATAAACAATACTGGTTGAATTCTACGACCTGTGTACTGTATTATCAAAACGAGGACAAATTGTCAAAACTGgcagattgtagttaggaaagggtagaatctgtgtgtatatatagagctACAAAATTACAATCTGCAGCAGCGAGGTGTGTGTGCGTATCACATACATGCTGTATATCCCCATCATTTCCCACTTGTCACTCTTATAGCCTGTTTTCATATTCTTTCTCTTCCCCCTATACAGAGTGAATAAGAGAGAAAGAAACATGACAGAATGGCATGTCTACAAAGCACAAACCTTTCCAGCAGACGTTTAAACCCAAACAGGCTAAGTACTGCTCCTACGCACTTCTGTGACGCCGCTTCAGCTTGTCAtttccacaaacacacacagattccaCCATTCCCATCCCCTCCTCTTTTCTTAACTATAACTCTGCGATTTGTGAGATTGCGGTTTCcgaagtgtacctctcagggtacctcctctcaccagggtatgactattactCTCCCCCCTACCAGAGGCACAGGGAATACAAGTAGTCATACATCTGGCAATGTTGGagagtgtgacaggaaagaaatatatacagtatatatttacatatatagccagacatagctttattatatatgggatagCAGACCTTTTTTAACCCTTGGCAGACTTTTGTTTAACCCTTACCATATTTTCAATTTTACTACCTTAATGATCAAATATATGTCAAACTGACGGAAATTTAATCGCTCGAGCCTCCAAAAAATTAACTCACAAAACCAAGGAAGATATAAATTGACCATACCTTTCACAACATGGCTATAAATTTAGCTGTCAGGACTGTCACAATACCATTTTACAGCAGCAAGCATTATTTTGTACTTTTGAACAATGTAAAAACTCGTGGAATCATGTAGTCTAAGGCAGACTTTAAatcagaaattaaataaaatttaaactttggtgaaaagcaaaataagaatttcgcacttgtatatatatgtatgtatatatatatatatatgaatatggataataatttacaaaataagcACTTGTGTACATGAGGCACcatatttcatgttcaaaatagGAATAGGTTGCCtaacaaattaaaatattctacATAGGGTATCTATCTGATGGTCTAAACGGTAAATTTCCAGCCATAGTTGTTGGTGGTATCATACCTAATGGGTTAAAGAGATTTTGCAAAGCTGGTGGAAGAGAGTAAGGATTTGAGCCCAGACCAA
This genomic window contains:
- the LOC137632412 gene encoding uncharacterized protein C05D11.13-like, whose protein sequence is METAAEKKRRLARERQRRRRASLSQEQIEARREYDRQWYRNQPLDIQEARRFQSRIRTALRLLNETEEQATLRRERMRQRRIQIIQNETEEQATARRADLRARASQRLRNETEEAAAKRRADMRERASRRIQNETEEEAAARRADLRARASQRLRNETEQLAAWRIADLLESTSERLQNET